The following coding sequences lie in one Treponema socranskii subsp. buccale genomic window:
- a CDS encoding class I SAM-dependent methyltransferase encodes MTSIQNVAEYYDELYPVTAEQKDFYARIGKNYPAPVRFLQIGCGTGSLEHVLVKDGADVTGIEVSKDLIEIATLRRRTQLMPIRFFQLSTLDMKRFLGKNFYNVISCLNSRIAFIKDKMLLKKFFSDCKALLSEGGTLVLHLYNFSTVLKSGTTALPYRSSIRVKLSSSISAGKDDRFFLNQTLETGNGTILPVMQNEELYPLVKDEIILFAREAGFTDFSFYGSYGMDEFNEADNELVCLIR; translated from the coding sequence ATGACTTCAATACAAAATGTTGCCGAATACTACGATGAATTATACCCCGTAACCGCCGAACAAAAAGATTTTTACGCACGCATCGGAAAAAACTATCCCGCGCCCGTGCGTTTTTTACAAATCGGCTGCGGTACCGGATCACTGGAACACGTTCTTGTCAAAGACGGAGCGGATGTAACAGGCATTGAAGTTTCAAAAGATCTCATCGAAATAGCGACTCTGCGCCGAAGAACGCAGCTTATGCCCATACGTTTTTTTCAGCTTTCAACGCTCGACATGAAACGTTTTCTCGGAAAAAATTTTTACAATGTTATCTCGTGCTTGAACAGCCGCATTGCGTTTATCAAAGACAAAATGCTGTTGAAAAAATTTTTTTCCGATTGCAAAGCGCTGCTTTCCGAAGGCGGTACGCTCGTACTCCATCTCTATAATTTTTCGACGGTCTTAAAAAGCGGCACAACCGCTCTTCCCTACCGCAGCAGCATCAGAGTAAAACTTTCATCTTCGATTTCGGCAGGAAAAGACGATAGATTTTTCCTAAATCAAACGCTCGAAACCGGAAACGGCACAATTCTTCCCGTTATGCAAAACGAAGAACTGTATCCGCTCGTAAAAGACGAAATCATCCTGTTCGCGCGGGAAGCGGGTTTTACGGATTTTTCGTTTTACGGTTCATACGGCATGGACGAATTCAACGAAGCGGACAACGAACTCGTCTGTCTCATACGGTAA
- a CDS encoding PSP1 domain-containing protein, with product MSDIFENDIDDERENLEALEDAADESEQGEADFTPDKPLYHLKLEYSRESIYATAENVQGVKAGMRVIVPTRYGRDIALVLGETKRPRGVRRNDIVDIDRIVSKEDAKRAEELQTKEKEAVAVFKEKVTAHHLDMKLIQVHFLVAEQKALFFFSSDNRVDFRELVKDLVSVFKMRIELRQIGVRDEARITGGLGVCGRPYCCHSVSDKIRPVSIRMAKDQNLSLNSMKISGQCGRLLCCLSYEFDWYSDARRNLPSEGIHLFYDGTNFKITEVNPLTSIVKMLGEDGRLLEVNAKRFTKDSNNRWRIG from the coding sequence ATGAGCGATATTTTTGAAAACGATATAGATGACGAGAGAGAAAATCTTGAAGCGCTTGAAGATGCTGCGGATGAAAGCGAGCAGGGAGAAGCGGATTTTACTCCCGATAAACCGCTGTATCATTTAAAACTCGAATATTCGCGCGAGAGCATCTATGCGACGGCGGAAAACGTGCAGGGCGTAAAAGCGGGTATGCGGGTTATCGTTCCGACGCGGTACGGACGCGATATCGCACTCGTGCTCGGTGAAACGAAAAGACCGCGCGGTGTGCGCCGAAACGATATCGTCGATATAGACCGTATCGTATCGAAAGAGGATGCGAAGCGCGCGGAAGAGCTGCAAACCAAAGAAAAAGAGGCGGTCGCGGTCTTTAAAGAAAAGGTTACGGCACATCATCTCGATATGAAATTGATTCAAGTGCATTTTCTCGTTGCCGAGCAAAAAGCGCTGTTTTTTTTCAGTTCCGACAACCGCGTCGATTTTCGCGAACTTGTCAAAGATTTGGTTTCCGTATTTAAAATGCGCATTGAACTCAGGCAGATAGGCGTACGCGACGAAGCGCGCATCACCGGCGGGCTCGGCGTCTGCGGCCGCCCGTACTGCTGCCATTCCGTTTCCGATAAAATAAGACCGGTGTCCATCCGCATGGCAAAAGATCAAAATCTTTCACTCAATTCGATGAAGATTTCGGGGCAGTGCGGCAGACTTTTGTGCTGTCTTTCGTACGAATTCGATTGGTACAGCGATGCGCGGAGAAATCTGCCGTCCGAAGGTATTCATCTGTTTTATGACGGAACGAATTTTAAAATCACCGAAGTAAATCCGCTTACATCGATTGTAAAAATGCTCGGAGAAGACGGGCGGCTGCTCGAAGTGAACGCAAAACGCTTTACAAAAGATTCGAACAATCGCTGGCGCATCGGCTGA